The DNA sequence ACTGTCCACAGATGGACAGTGCTTTTTTCTGCTTTTCAGCGAAAAATCAAAGATAGATATAATAAAAATAGCAGCTAAATATAGCTGAGCATCATGCATGAAGTGGGCACCTGAATATGCAACTTTTGCTTGTATATTGGCGAAAAACATGATATGATAAATCTGCTAATTAAAAATAGGTTAAAAACAGGTTAAGATGACCTGCAGCGAGGAGAAAAGGACCTGCCATGATTACTTTTTCCACTTTTCTGCAGCAGATTGCCAGCAATCCGCCGTTCCTTATTACGGTGCTGCTTGTTTTAGCTGCAATTATGGTCAACGGTGGTACAGATGCGCCGAATGCGATTGCTACAACCGTTTCTACACGTTCCATGTCGCCGCGGGCGGCAATTGGAATGGCGGCTGTCTGCAATCTATTGGGCATTATCATTATGACTCGGCTGTGTCCCACTGTTGCTGAAACCATTTATAAAATGGTCGACTTTGGCACGGATTCACACAACGCCCTTATCGCGCTGTGCGCTGCTATGATTGCGATTGTTGTATGGGGCGGCGTCGCGTGGGCCTTTGGTATTCCTACCAGCCAGAGTCACTCGCTGATAGCTGGCCTGACGGGCGCTGCGATTGCTGTACACAATGGACTGAATGGTATCCACTGGAACGAGTGGGTGAAGGTCCTGTATGGGCTGGCATTGTCCGCTGTACTTGGCTTTGGGCTGGGCTGGCTTATCTGCAAGCTGACCGAAGTAATCTGCCGCAATATGGACCGCCGCAAAACGGGACATTTCTTTAAGGGTGCACAGATTTTCGGTGGTGCAACGATGGCTTTCATGCACGGCGCGCAGGATGGGCAGAAGTTTATCAGCGTGTTCCTGATGGGCCTTCTGCTGGCAAACGGCCATACGGCTTCCGCCGGGGCACAGCTGCAGATTCCATTTTGGATTATGGTTATTTGTTCTTTGGCTATGGCACTGGGTACTGCGACTGGCGGCTACCGCATTATTAAGTCCGTGGGCATGAATATGGTCAAGCTGGAACGCTACCAGGGCTTTGCGGCAGATATGGCCGGCGCTGTGTGTCTGCTGATTTCCAGCCTGACCGGCTGGCCAGTCAGCACAACGCATACCAAAACAACAGCCATCATGGGTGTAGGTGCTGCCAAACGAATGTCAGCAGTTAACTGGGGTGTGGCGAAAGATATGGCCATGACATGGATTATGACATTCCCCGGCTGCGGTCTGATTGGCTATGTTGTGTCTAAAGTGCTTATCGCAGTTCTCTGATTTTTCAATTACTCTGTAAAAAATAGTTGCTCTATTTTAGAGATGCAATTCGGCAATTATCAGCAAAGGAGTGCTATCCGCCGTGTCGAAAAAAACCAGTCCTTATTATGACAGTTTCGTAACGCAGATGAAATACGCCTGTCAGGCGGCTAAAAAGCTGCAGGATATTCTGCAGCACTTTAATATCGAAAACCTGCCGCAGAAGCAGGAAGAAATGCACATGATTGAGCATGCAGCGGACCAGGAAAAGCATACCATGATGAATCAGCTTGCCCGCGAATTCATTACGCCGATTGAGCGGGAAGATATCATTGACCTTGCGCAGGCACTGGACGAAGTGACCGACAAGATTGAAGATGTTCTCATGCGTATTTATATGTACCACATTAACGATATCCGTCCGGAAGCGCTGGAGTTTGCAAATTTGATTGTACAGTGCTGTGACCACCTGTTGGCTGCCATGCAGGAGTTTTACAACTTCCGCAAGCAGACACATATTCACGAACATGTGGTGGAGGTCAACACGCTGGAGGAAAGCGGCGATAAACTGTACATTGACACCGTTCATCAGCTGTACGGTGAAGACGGCAAGACAGCGGTGAAGATTGGCTGGGTACGGGCTTTTGACCGCTTTGAGGATTGCTGTGATGGCTGCGAACAGGTGGCAAACCTGCTGGAAAGTATCATTATGAAAAATACCTGAATCCTTTACAGGCTCTGCTGCGGCAGAGCCTGTTTTGTTGGAAAACAGCGGAAAAGGGCCGAACACAAAACAGTGTCCGGCCCTTTTCTTTATATGAAACGGAAAGACGTGTTACTGTTCCTTCCACTGCACACCGGCCCGATGCAGGTCTGTTTCCAGTGCACGGTATCCGTGCTGGAAGCAATGCGTCTGCAGACCGAGCGCTTTGGCGGCGGCGATGTTGTCAGGGTTGTCATCGATAAAAAAACATTCTTCCGCCTGCAGGGAGTAGCGGAAAAGCAGCGTTTGATAAATCGCGGGGTCTGGTTTTACCTGCTGAACGTCCGCCGAATACACGGCACCGTCCATAATTTGAAACGCCGGAATACGGAAGCTGTAAACGTGCAGGCGCACGCCTGTGTTGCTGAGAATATAAATCTTATAACCTGCACGGTGCAGTTCCAGCGCCAGTTCGTTTGTTTCGGGTATCGGCCGAATATAGGACTGCCAGCCGTAGAAAAGTTCCCGGGCCGGCCGGCGCAGATGCGGCGGCAGCTGTGGAAGCAAGGTATGAATAGCCTCTGTTTCGGTAATTTGGCCAGCATCTAGCTGCTGCCATGTTTTGCCGCCGAACAGAACATGTGTCACCAGATGACAGTCATCTGTGCCTGCCGAATCGGGCAGAAAAGCCTTTGTGTAGCGTTCTGGACAGTAATCAAGCAGGACCTGCCCCATATCGAAAATGATGTTTTGAATCGGCATTCTAAAAAGATTCCTTTCCGTTGCTGCAGGGAAATCCCCGCCTTTTACGCCCTATTTTAGCATATTGGCGTCCGTCCTGTAAAGTTGCTTTTTCAACAGGATTCGTGTAAAATAAATCGCAGAATCCAGAGCGGAAAGGAGAATGTTATGAGCCGCTATGTCCGCAGTCCCCGTGTACAGAAACGAATACGAAAACAGAGAAGGCGCTTGCTGCTGGCGGCCGGCGCGGTTGT is a window from the Caproicibacterium lactatifermentans genome containing:
- a CDS encoding inorganic phosphate transporter — encoded protein: MITFSTFLQQIASNPPFLITVLLVLAAIMVNGGTDAPNAIATTVSTRSMSPRAAIGMAAVCNLLGIIIMTRLCPTVAETIYKMVDFGTDSHNALIALCAAMIAIVVWGGVAWAFGIPTSQSHSLIAGLTGAAIAVHNGLNGIHWNEWVKVLYGLALSAVLGFGLGWLICKLTEVICRNMDRRKTGHFFKGAQIFGGATMAFMHGAQDGQKFISVFLMGLLLANGHTASAGAQLQIPFWIMVICSLAMALGTATGGYRIIKSVGMNMVKLERYQGFAADMAGAVCLLISSLTGWPVSTTHTKTTAIMGVGAAKRMSAVNWGVAKDMAMTWIMTFPGCGLIGYVVSKVLIAVL
- a CDS encoding DUF47 domain-containing protein, which codes for MSKKTSPYYDSFVTQMKYACQAAKKLQDILQHFNIENLPQKQEEMHMIEHAADQEKHTMMNQLAREFITPIEREDIIDLAQALDEVTDKIEDVLMRIYMYHINDIRPEALEFANLIVQCCDHLLAAMQEFYNFRKQTHIHEHVVEVNTLEESGDKLYIDTVHQLYGEDGKTAVKIGWVRAFDRFEDCCDGCEQVANLLESIIMKNT
- a CDS encoding HAD family hydrolase; translation: MPIQNIIFDMGQVLLDYCPERYTKAFLPDSAGTDDCHLVTHVLFGGKTWQQLDAGQITETEAIHTLLPQLPPHLRRPARELFYGWQSYIRPIPETNELALELHRAGYKIYILSNTGVRLHVYSFRIPAFQIMDGAVYSADVQQVKPDPAIYQTLLFRYSLQAEECFFIDDNPDNIAAAKALGLQTHCFQHGYRALETDLHRAGVQWKEQ